A single genomic interval of Alistipes provencensis harbors:
- a CDS encoding AraC family transcriptional regulator, with amino-acid sequence MEESHVKYLMSNDQDMLWGMVVTTAGHQNIPPQAEYPSRNHPTRYLFSTEKGRVLNEYQLVYITRGKGQFVSTRQKECEIREGDMFLLFPGEWHNYRPDPQTGWHESWVGFTGPDIEKRVASRFFIREKAVFSIGIHEEIYHLYRWAATVAQQQGSGHQQILAGIVNLLLGFAYSEDRQMAFRDKNIDGQIAKAKILMQENIEQNLPGEVIARQIGMGYSWFRRIFKEYTGFAPNQYMQELKISKSKELLTNSEMNCQQIAYAVGFETPSYFNIVFKKKTGMTPSKYREFTQGSQLQPQNELTIQSKLL; translated from the coding sequence ATGGAAGAAAGCCATGTAAAATACCTGATGTCGAACGATCAGGATATGCTCTGGGGAATGGTCGTAACGACAGCCGGGCACCAGAACATCCCGCCGCAGGCCGAATATCCGTCGCGCAACCACCCTACACGTTACCTCTTTTCGACTGAGAAAGGGCGCGTTTTGAACGAATACCAACTGGTCTACATCACCCGGGGCAAGGGACAGTTCGTATCCACCCGGCAAAAAGAGTGTGAAATTCGGGAAGGAGACATGTTCCTGCTCTTTCCGGGCGAATGGCACAACTACCGTCCCGACCCGCAGACCGGGTGGCACGAATCTTGGGTCGGATTCACGGGACCGGACATTGAAAAAAGGGTGGCTTCGCGGTTTTTCATCCGTGAAAAAGCCGTCTTCAGCATCGGCATCCACGAAGAGATCTATCACCTTTATCGTTGGGCTGCGACCGTGGCTCAGCAACAGGGTTCGGGCCATCAGCAGATTCTGGCGGGGATCGTCAATCTGCTGCTCGGATTCGCTTACAGCGAGGACCGCCAAATGGCTTTCCGCGACAAGAACATCGACGGACAGATCGCCAAGGCGAAGATACTGATGCAGGAGAACATCGAGCAAAACCTGCCGGGAGAGGTCATCGCCCGCCAGATCGGGATGGGATACTCTTGGTTCCGGCGCATCTTCAAGGAGTACACGGGATTTGCTCCCAACCAATACATGCAGGAACTGAAAATATCAAAATCCAAGGAGCTGCTCACCAACTCCGAGATGAACTGCCAGCAGATCGCCTATGCCGTCGGGTTTGAAACCCCCTCCTATTTCAACATCGTCTTCAAAAAGAAAACCGGCATGACACCCTCCAAATACCGCGAATTCACTCAGGGCAGCCAACTGCAACCTCAAAACGAACTGACCATACAATCCAAACTGTTATGA